TGGAAGCACCTGAACTTGCCCACTACAGTACTGATGGCTACACCGCAACCTTTACTGAACTTATCAATTCCTACAAACCTTCGGTCATCCTGCTGGGAGCGACGAACGACGGGCGCGACCTCGGGCCGCGTATTGCCTGCCGTGTAGGTACCGGCCTGACTGCCGACTGCACCGGACTTGGTATCGACGCTGCCACCGGCCTTGTGGCCTGGACTCGTCCGGCCTTTGGTGGCAACATTATGGCTACTATTCTCTGTCCGGAACACCGGCCCCAGATGGGAACGGTCCGTCCTTCTGTATTTAAGCGTCCGGTGCCGGATTATGCAAGCAGCGGTGAAATTATCCGGGCAGCTAACACTGTGAAGGTCCAAGACATTCGCACTAAGCTTGTTGAAGTGATAAAGGTATGCACAGCATCCTGTAACCTGGAAGAAGCTGAAATCATAGTGTCCGGTGGGCGTGGTTTGTGTAAACCGGAGAATTTTGCGCTGGTGGAAGAACTGGCAACTGTTCTGGGTGGGGCTGTAGGAGCCTCACGCGCGGCCGTGGATGCCGGCTGGAAGCCGGTTTTACACCAGGTTGGACAGACCGGAAAGACCGTAGGGCCCAAAATTTACTTTGCCTGCGGTATATCCGGCGCTATCCAGCATATGGCAGGGATGTCGTCATCAGATATTATCATCGCTATCAATAAAGATCCTGATGCGCCGATATTTAATATGGCCGATTACGGTATCGTCGGTGACATCACGGAAGTATTGCCAATTCTGACGGAGGAATTTAGAAAGATTAAAGCAGGTTGACTG
This genomic window from Sporomusa termitida contains:
- a CDS encoding electron transfer flavoprotein subunit alpha/FixB family protein, whose product is MAVTVTKECVGCGSCEPVCPFGAIEIKDDQAIITEACTQCGACIDTCPVGAIQREIEAKQVSMDKTEYKDVWVYIETSAGKPRNVGLELLGEGRKLADAMGQNLAGVLIGNNIAELAKEVFAAGADKVYLVEAPELAHYSTDGYTATFTELINSYKPSVILLGATNDGRDLGPRIACRVGTGLTADCTGLGIDAATGLVAWTRPAFGGNIMATILCPEHRPQMGTVRPSVFKRPVPDYASSGEIIRAANTVKVQDIRTKLVEVIKVCTASCNLEEAEIIVSGGRGLCKPENFALVEELATVLGGAVGASRAAVDAGWKPVLHQVGQTGKTVGPKIYFACGISGAIQHMAGMSSSDIIIAINKDPDAPIFNMADYGIVGDITEVLPILTEEFRKIKAG